CGCGCTGACAAACACGCCGGCAGAGATAATCTGCATCGCACCCAGTACGAGCAACACCATAATTAATAAGGTAATAACTTTAATACGCTTGAACATCGTAGGCCTTTATTTGATACAGGGAATGGTCTGAGTCTCTGTATCGGCAGCGTTACGTAGTTGTTTAATCTCGGTACAAAACTCTATCTAAAATTTTTCAATAAAATTACCTGCATTCAACATGTTAAACACGAAAGATTTTTTGTGACGGATATCACTGTTTTTCGCGCAATAAAGGCATAAGCCGATTTGTCCCCACCCCGAAAGGGGTATATCATCGGCTTAAAGATGCATTTAAAATACATCTTATAATTTCACGATGAGGTAACTGCTATGGCTTTCCGCGATCAACCCCTGGGTGAGCTGGCGCTCTCAATCCCCCGCGCCTCCGCACTGTTCCGTCAATATGATATGGACTACTGCTGCGGCGGTAAGCAGACGCTCGGCCGCTCTGCGGCGCGCAAAGAGCTGGATATTGATGTGATTGAAGCCGAACTGGCAAAACTGGCCGAACAGCCCATCGAGAAAGACTGGCGCGTTGCCACACTTTCGGAAATCATCGACCACATTATCGTGCGTTACCATAATCACCACCGTGAACAACTGCCGGAGCTGATTTTGCAGGCCACCAAAGTAGAGCGCGTGCATGCCGATAAACCGAATGTCCCGCGCGGGTTAACCAAATATTTGACGATGCTGCACCAGGAGCTTTCCAGCCATATGATGAAAGAGGAGCAGATCCTGTTCCCGATGATCAAGCAGGGCATGGGTTCGCAGGCCATGGGGCCGATCACGGTGATGGAGAGTGAACACGATGAAGCCGGTGAATTGCTGGAAGTGATTAAGCACATCACCAACAACGTCACGCCGCCGCCGGAAGCCTGTACCACCTGGAAAGCCATGTATAACGGCATCAATCTGTTAATTGACGACCTGATGGAACACATCAGTCTGGAAAACAATAACCTGTTTCCGCGTGCCCTCGCAGGCGAATAATAAAAGGCGCCCAAAAGAGCGCCCTTGATTCATGGAAGTTTAGAGCCGCTTTGCGGCTCTTTTTTTATGGCTGACGGTCAGCCAGACGTTTTTTACCGGCATAGAGCCAGCCCGCGCCCAGCACAATAAACCACAGCGGCGTGACGATCAGCGCTTCACGGGTATCCGCTTCCAGCGTCAGCAGCACCAGTACGAAAGCAAAGAAGGCCATGCACACCCAGCACATCAATTTGCCCAGCGGCATTTTGTAGCTCGATTTTTCGTGCAGATGCGGACGCTGTTTACGGTAAACCAGGTACGAGCAGAGAATGATCGTCCAGACAAACATAAACAGAATGGCCGATACGGTAGTGATCATGGTGAACGCGGCAATCGCGCTCGGGTTCACGTAGAGCATCACCACGCCGCCCAGCAGGCAGATACAGGAGAAGGTCAACCCTTTTGCCGGCACCGCGCGTTTAGAGAGTGTCGCGAACGCCTTCGGCGCCATCTTCTCTTGCGCAAGACCAAACAGCATACGGCTGGTTGAGAAGACACCACTGTTCGCCGACGACGCGGCAGAAGTCAGCACTACAAAGTTGATGATGCTCGCAGCCGCCGGAATACCGACCAGCATAAACAGTTCCACAAACGGGCTTTTATCCGGGACGACCGAGCTCCACGGCGTTACCGACATAATGACGATCAGCGCAAAGACATAGAACATGATAATGCGCAGCGGAATGGAGTTAATCGCCCGCGGCAGGGATTTCTCCGGATCTTTTGTTTCTGCCGCCGTTGTGCCAACCAGTTCGATCCCTACAAAGGCGAAGACTGCAATCTGGAAACCGGCGAAGAAACCGCTGATGCCTTTCGGGAACCAGCCGCCGTTATTCCACAGGTGCGCGAACGAGGCTTCAACGCCCGTCGGCGATTTGAAGTGCATCAGCACCATCACCACGCCCACAATAATCAGCGCAACAATGGCAACGATTTTGATCATCGCAAACCAGAATTCCATCTCGCCGAACATTTTTACCGTCGCGAGATTGAGGCTCAGCAGCAGCAATACTACCGCCAGCGCAGCGACCCAGTCGGCAATGCCCGGAAACCAGAATTGCGCGTAGGCAGTGATCGCTACTACGTCCGCCATCCCGGTCACCACCCAGCAGAACCAGTAGGTCCAGCCGGTAAAGTACCCCGCCCACGGTCCCAGCAGATCGGCGGCGAAGTCGCTAAATGATTTATATTCGAGGTTCGACAGCAGCAACTCACCCATTGCGCGCATCACGAAAAACAGCATAAAGCCGATGATCATATAAACAAAAATGATCGACGGACCTGCGAGGCTGATGGTTTTGCCGGAGCCCATAAACAGCCCGGTGCCGATAGCGCCGCCGATCGCAATAAGCTGTATATGCCGGTTTGTGAGATTTCGCCGTAGCGACTGTTCAGCCGGAGCCTGTTCGTCGGCTGCGACTTTAACCTGATCTACCATGTTTTAATCCTGTCTGTGTTGTTGGGCTCTTCTGGCCTTTTATTGCGTGTTCCGTCCTTTATGGACGCATCGATATTAGGTAAGAATCGGCGGGATGGATACTCTGAATTAAATCGAATGTTAAATATTTGTTGAAAGTGAGTGTCATATCACTTAGTTAATGCGAAACGCCTCACAAAAATACACCTGAATGCATAGTTTGCAAGATAATATATCGACATTGATCTTATTAACGAACGATCGACGCACTCTTCTCACCCCTCCCCCCAAAAAGAGAGAGGGATTTATGCGGGGAATTACAGAATTTCCAGCAGTTCCACCTCAAATACCAGTGTGCTGAATGGCGGGATAGATGCGCCAGCGCCACGCTCGCCATAAGCGAGGTTGTGCGGGATAGTCAGTTCCCATTTGGAGCCGACCGGCATCAGCGTCAGGGCTTCGATCCAGCCAGCGATAACGCCATTAACCGGGAATTCAGCCGGTTCGCCGCGCGCGACAGAGCTATCGAATACGCTACCGTCAATCAGTTTACCGGTGTAGTGCACGCGAACACGGTCGGTGCGCGCCGGGATTGCGCCTTCGCCCTGAGTGATGACGCGGAACTGCAAACCGGATTCGGTGCTGTTCACGCCTTCACGCTCGCGGTTCTCTTCCAGATATTTCACGCCTTCCGCCGCCATCTCTTCAAAACGGGAGCGACGCACTGCGTCGGCACGTTCGTGGATTTCACGCAGGGCGCGATGTACAACGTCAACCGGTACAGCAGGTTGTTTGCCTGCCAGCGCGTCCGCGATGCCCGCGACCAGCGCTTCCGGTAACAGCCCCTCTAACCCGGATTCGCTAAGCTGCTGTCCGACCTGTAAACCGATGCCATAGCTGGCTTGCGCTTCGATCGTGTCAAAAGTTGGGGTTGTCATGGGTTTTCCTTCCATCGCTTTTTAAGGTAGCGCGCAGCATAACAGCCGGGCTGCGCCGGGTACAACTTTGTCGCAGGAAAGATGACAAATCGCAGGGAAAGGGAAAGAATAGAGTCCGTAAGATAAATCTAATATTGCTGTAGCAAAATCCGACTTTGTGCTGACGATCAGAGAGTTAAAACCGCTGGACGCCGCCCCGGAAGGATAAAGTGTATATACTCAACGAGACAGGACTTTAAATGACGCGGAGCAGGAGGAAAGCCATGCCCGGGCGATTTGAACTGAAACCTACCCTGGTGAAAATCTGGCAAGCCCCGGACCATTTTCGCCTTATGGACCCGCTCCCGCCGTTTCACCGTCGCGGTTTGATCCTGGCCGCGTTGCTGGTGGTTATCGGCTTCCTGCTACCGTCAACGGACGATACGAGGCCGGTTCCCACCTCACGCGAAGCGCAAATTCAGTTACCTTCCTCCACTGCCGCTCAGCCTGCCTCCCCTGCGCAAACACCGCCAGCGGTGGTGAACGATACGCAACAGGTCGCTCCAGGCGCTGAAGAGTCGCTCGAACAGCAGCAACCAGAGCAACAGCCGGTGCAACAGCAAGAGGCCCCGGTGGCGCAAAGCCGTCCGACAGTTCCCTCTTCCGGCGGTATTGAACAACAGTGGCGATCTTATCGTGTGGAAGAAGGGAAAACGCTGGCGCAACTGTTCCGCGATCATAATCTGCCGCCCACCGATGTTTACGCGATGGCGAAAGTGGAAGGTGACGGGAAACCGCTGAGCAGCCTGAAAAACGGCCAGATGGTGAAGATTCGCCAGAATGCTAACGGCGTAGTAACCGGATTAACCATTGAGACCAGCGGCCAGCAGGTGCTGTTTACCCGACAGCCGGACGGCAGCTTTATTCGCGCACGTTAACCGATAAAGCCGGATAAGCGTTTATCCGGCATATTTCGTTCTGGTAGCGCTAAAAAGCAAAACGCCGGCACAAGGCCGGCGTCTCATTCCCCGTCGTATTTCGCGTTACAGATGCGTTGGCTACATTCGCTTACCCCCGAGGGGATTCACTCACTTGCCGCCTTTCTGCAAGCCCGAACGACTTAAGGGCATCGTTATGAGTAAAAATTACTCAGCAACAACGTTTACAATCAGCTTAGCGAATACTTCGCTGTGAACCTGGAAGTCCACTTCGTGCTCACCAGTGGTACGCAGAACGCCGTTCGGCAGACGAACTTCGCTCTTAGCCACTTTAACGCCAGCCGCAGTCACTGCGTCAGCGATATCGCGAGTACCGATGGAACCGAACAGTTTACCTTCGTCGCCTGCTTTAGACGCGATGGTAACGGTGCCCAGTGCGTTGATTTCTTCAGCGCGAGCGTTAGCAGCTGCCAGAACGTCAGCCAGTTTGGCTTCCAGTTCAGCGCGACGTGCTTCGAAATATTCAACGTTTTTCTTGGTAGCCGGAACAGCTTTGCCCTGCGGTACCAGGAAGTTACGAGCGTAACCCGCTTTAACGTTAACCTGATCACCCAGGCTACCCAGGTTTGCTACTTTATCAAGCAGAATAACTTGCATTACCTTATCCTCTCAAAGTCGTATTAATGGACCGTGACCGATTACTGATGACGATCAGTGTACGGCAGCAGGGACAGGTAGCGAGCGCGTTTGATAGCGCGTGCCAGCTGACGCTGATATTTTGCACGGGTACCGGTGATACGGCTCGGGACAATCTTACCGCTTTCGGTGATGTAGTTTTTCAGCGTAGCGATGTCTTTATAGTCGATCTCTTGAACGCCTTCCGCGGTGAAACGGCAGAACTTGCGACGACGGAAATAACGTGCCATATGGCTAGTCTCCAGAATCTATCAATTCAATCTGCTCGGCATGCAGAACCATTTTTGTCAGGCCATTCTTTGCCTTGTGGCAACTGATGAATCCCTGAACAGTTACTGCGCTACCGACCGTTATACTTTGAGTAATGGCCTGGTTCTCCTGCCCGCTGATTATTACAGGCATTTGGCACCACGCCTGCCGGTGAAAACCGGCTTCCTCCTGCACAGAACGGTGCTCAAGCACGAACTGGCAGTGAGGAATTCCTGACGGGCTGACCTTACGAAGCGGGGTCCTGCACACGGTGCCGGACAACACCAGTCGATTGGCCATCAGAAATTACTCTTCAGAATCCCCAGCATCTGCATCATCTGCGGTTTCGTTTGCGAAATCATCGCGACGCTCACGGCGCTCGTCTTTCGCTTTAACCATCGGAGATGCTTCGGTAACCGC
Above is a genomic segment from Kosakonia radicincitans DSM 16656 containing:
- the ytfE gene encoding iron-sulfur cluster repair protein YtfE produces the protein MAFRDQPLGELALSIPRASALFRQYDMDYCCGGKQTLGRSAARKELDIDVIEAELAKLAEQPIEKDWRVATLSEIIDHIIVRYHNHHREQLPELILQATKVERVHADKPNVPRGLTKYLTMLHQELSSHMMKEEQILFPMIKQGMGSQAMGPITVMESEHDEAGELLEVIKHITNNVTPPPEACTTWKAMYNGINLLIDDLMEHISLENNNLFPRALAGE
- the cycA gene encoding D-serine/D-alanine/glycine transporter — translated: MVDQVKVAADEQAPAEQSLRRNLTNRHIQLIAIGGAIGTGLFMGSGKTISLAGPSIIFVYMIIGFMLFFVMRAMGELLLSNLEYKSFSDFAADLLGPWAGYFTGWTYWFCWVVTGMADVVAITAYAQFWFPGIADWVAALAVVLLLLSLNLATVKMFGEMEFWFAMIKIVAIVALIIVGVVMVLMHFKSPTGVEASFAHLWNNGGWFPKGISGFFAGFQIAVFAFVGIELVGTTAAETKDPEKSLPRAINSIPLRIIMFYVFALIVIMSVTPWSSVVPDKSPFVELFMLVGIPAAASIINFVVLTSAASSANSGVFSTSRMLFGLAQEKMAPKAFATLSKRAVPAKGLTFSCICLLGGVVMLYVNPSAIAAFTMITTVSAILFMFVWTIILCSYLVYRKQRPHLHEKSSYKMPLGKLMCWVCMAFFAFVLVLLTLEADTREALIVTPLWFIVLGAGWLYAGKKRLADRQP
- the rplI gene encoding 50S ribosomal protein L9, whose protein sequence is MQVILLDKVANLGSLGDQVNVKAGYARNFLVPQGKAVPATKKNVEYFEARRAELEAKLADVLAAANARAEEINALGTVTIASKAGDEGKLFGSIGTRDIADAVTAAGVKVAKSEVRLPNGVLRTTGEHEVDFQVHSEVFAKLIVNVVAE
- the priB gene encoding primosomal replication protein N gives rise to the protein MANRLVLSGTVCRTPLRKVSPSGIPHCQFVLEHRSVQEEAGFHRQAWCQMPVIISGQENQAITQSITVGSAVTVQGFISCHKAKNGLTKMVLHAEQIELIDSGD
- the rpsR gene encoding 30S ribosomal protein S18; translated protein: MARYFRRRKFCRFTAEGVQEIDYKDIATLKNYITESGKIVPSRITGTRAKYQRQLARAIKRARYLSLLPYTDRHQ
- the fklB gene encoding FKBP-type peptidyl-prolyl cis-trans isomerase; translation: MTTPTFDTIEAQASYGIGLQVGQQLSESGLEGLLPEALVAGIADALAGKQPAVPVDVVHRALREIHERADAVRRSRFEEMAAEGVKYLEENREREGVNSTESGLQFRVITQGEGAIPARTDRVRVHYTGKLIDGSVFDSSVARGEPAEFPVNGVIAGWIEALTLMPVGSKWELTIPHNLAYGERGAGASIPPFSTLVFEVELLEIL
- a CDS encoding LysM-like peptidoglycan-binding domain-containing protein, whose amino-acid sequence is MPGRFELKPTLVKIWQAPDHFRLMDPLPPFHRRGLILAALLVVIGFLLPSTDDTRPVPTSREAQIQLPSSTAAQPASPAQTPPAVVNDTQQVAPGAEESLEQQQPEQQPVQQQEAPVAQSRPTVPSSGGIEQQWRSYRVEEGKTLAQLFRDHNLPPTDVYAMAKVEGDGKPLSSLKNGQMVKIRQNANGVVTGLTIETSGQQVLFTRQPDGSFIRAR